A region from the Vicia villosa cultivar HV-30 ecotype Madison, WI linkage group LG3, Vvil1.0, whole genome shotgun sequence genome encodes:
- the LOC131655566 gene encoding probable WRKY transcription factor 70 — MSDVVSASKKKLLIKELLQGQEYATQLKFLLKNRVGLGSDGSASVKELAANVLRSFSETISVVTSEGCNFDEVASEENGSLVSASCNDDVKSEDSSESKKRLLPNNTKDRRGSYKRRKTDETRTIVSKTTGDIHSWRKYGQKEILNSQFPRSYFRCTRKHDQGCKATKQVQLIQENPETYQITYIGFHTCNATLHTPQMVTFSSDTNWDTFLVNSQPHSKEVLTNYIQQDSPIMSSERAIVKQEYPNNDDSTTTPRSVLADDLFEANLWSDFKDFELSKPDASVYSCSESQNLEIGFGVFSDFSNDLVYFDERHLL; from the exons ATGAGTGATGTTGTTTCTGCCTCCAAGAAGAAGTTGCTCATTAAGGAGCTTCTTCAGGGTCAAGAGTATGCTACTCAGCTGAAGTTTCTGCTTAAGAATCGTGTTGGTTTAGGTTCTGATGGGTCTGCTTCGGTTAAGGAATTGGCAGCTAATGTGCTGAGATCTTTCTCTGAGACTATTTCTGTGGTGACTTCTGAAGGTTGTAATTTTGATGAGGTTGCTTCAGAGGAAAATGGTTCATTGGTTTCTGCTTCTTGTAATGATGATGTGAAATCTGAAGATTCAAGTGAGAGTAAGAAGAGATTGTTACCTAATAACACTAAAGATCGAAGAGGTTCCTACAAAAGAAG GAAGACTGATGAGACAAGAACCATAGTCTCTAAAACAACTGGTGACATTCATTCCTGGAGAAAGTACGGACAGAAGGAAATCCTCAATTCTCAATTTCCTAG GAGCTACTTCAGATGTACCCGGAAGCATGATCAAGGTTGCAAAGCAACCAAACAGGTACAATTGATACAAGAGAATCCAGAAACATACCAAATTACATACATTGGGTTTCACACATGCAATGCCACTCTACATACTCCACAAATGGTCACATTTTCTTCAGATACCAATTGGGACACATTTCTTGTGAATTCTCAACCTCACTCAAAAGAAGTTCTTACAAATTATATTCAACAGGATTCTCCTATTATGAGCTCAGAAAGAGCAATTGTGAAACAAGAATATCCGAACAATGACGACAGTACTACTACTCCGAGGAGTGTTCTCGCGGATGATTTATTCGAAGCTAACTTGTGGTCTGATTTTAAGGATTTTGAACTATCCAAGCCAGATGCTAGTGTGTATTCATGTAGTGAATCTCAAAACCTTGAAATTGGTTTTGGGGTGTTTTCTGATTTCAGCAATGATTTAGTATATTTTGATGAAAGGCATTTGCTATAA
- the LOC131657963 gene encoding uncharacterized protein LOC131657963, with product MKPPSQPVKTKGAPMKLKPTPNGNSTTRAPSYCEHVDKNFPNSPTQKSQKSQTSSNKGARISKPPPTPIPSTIPIIKEMPITSKIPFIDEMPVFMHPYIERIINVARDGNCGYQAVSALLGNGEYSHTLVRHQLIQELKTHKESYMRLYGEEFKFEAVNEALVPWLGAYAPVSKWMRFPEMGHLIACAYNRVYIDLTCYGFLETLFPLRTAPPTNPNDRIMCIGWLSKASHFLKIYLKPRCLIPHYHLRHRNERFIIPKVLLRGRISLLIECTNSKD from the coding sequence ATGAAACCGCcttctcaaccggttaagacaaAGGGTGCTCCGATGAAATTGAAGCCTACACCAAATGGCAACTCGACTACACGGGCTCCTTCGTATTGTGAGCACGTCGATAAAAATTTTCCCAACTCACCGactcaaaaatctcaaaaatctcaaacaagttcaaacaaaggAGCTCGCATAAGCAAACCGCCTCCGACACCTATTCCGTCGACAATTCCAATCATCAAAGAGATGCCTATTACGTCAAAAATTCCATTCATCGACGAGATGCCGGTTTTTATGCACCCTTACATAGAGCGGATCATCAATGTTGCGCGGGACGGTAATTGCGGTTACCAAGCCGTCTCGGCGTTGCTTGGTAATGGAGAGTATAGTCATACACTTGTTCGTCATCAACTTATCCAAGAGCTGAAGACGCATAAAGAATCTTACATGCGGTTATATGGAGAGGAATTTAAATTTGAAGCGGTTAACGAAGCTCTTGTTCCTTGGTTAGGCGCTTACGCACCGGTGTCAAAATGGATGAGATTCCCGGAAAtgggacatcttattgcatgcgCGTATAATAGGGTGTACATTGACTTGACATGTTATGGTTTTTTGGAAACCCTTTTCCCGCTCCGCACTGCACCGCCTACAAATCCAAATGATCGTATCATGTGTATTGGATGGCTTTCAAAAGCGAGTCACTTTTTGAAAATTTACTTGAAACCGCGATGCCTCATACCACATTACCACCTACGTCACCGGAATGAGCGCTTCATCATACCAAAGGTGTTGTTACGTGGCCGAATCTCTTTGTTGATAGAATGCACAAATTCGAAAGATTGA